The Bombyx mori chromosome 28, ASM3026992v2 genomic interval attaacacgataaaaaaaatattacacacactaccatgtatttgacacacacacccttaaatattcttgtttattgtaaaagtcTGTGGTCtatttgagaatagattaaaattgtttgtctatagtcttggcgaaatctgtgtttatagaagtttaatagtctttgacaatagaaccataataatgttcgaacttataatttcaattaattatagtcgaatttccactatagcgggaccactagttattgtAAATACGGCATATTACGATCTCCCGCGGAAAGGTTCCCTAttctgtcaattttttttatcgcaaaGCAACCTTTATTGCCTGCATGAAGGCTATGACAGACGGGAGTCGGTAGGTCCTCaacatttatgcaataaaaaaccgATTGTGACTTCGATTTTCTGTGCCAAGATCGATGGCGCCAATCACCATTGAACTCCGAGAACTACTTCACACCAGTTCGATCATGatcacgaataaaaaaaaagacaataatctatactaatattataaagctgaagagtttgtttgtttgaactcgctaatctcaggaactactgctccgatttgaaaaattctttgtgttagatagctcatttatcgatgaaggctataggctatataacatcacggtaagaccaatacaagtggagcaccaataaataatgtttcaaaataagggcttaaatagctccttaacattctacaattcaaaaatattttcactttctacgtaaatgaagtggggagtaaaatttagcgttatgccaatgtaactattccacgcggacggagtcgcgggcaaaagctagtaaaaaataaagataatactTCATAATCTCTACGTCCTCATCGATAGCTTtgtaatataaaagaaaataatattttacataccTAGTAGCGTCAGGGTCGTACCACAAACTCTTAATGCCGATGTCTTCTAGTAACCTTTTAGCATTGTATTCCGAGGTGACATGGAATTTCGGTATAGCAATATCGATCGGGATCAAACTGACGGTTAAAGAGTTGAAGATATCGATCACTACAGATCGACGGTACAAGCCCATCAACTGATTAACGGACGTGTTGTTTAAGCCCATTGCTATCAATATCGTGTACCTTCCGTCGTGGCCCACGGGCAACTCCAAAACTTTGGCATTAGCTATAGGAATATGACCCAGCCTCGCCCTTCTCTTTGCACGCATCATGTCAACTGTACCGAGCGGTACTCCCTCGTCGTTATGGAAAGTTTCTCTTTCGATTGTGGCTTCTGGAAACGCTGTGGTCCAGAGGCCGCTGTAGTCCAAAGTGTCGATCAGGAACGAATTCCCGAAAGATTCCTCATCTTGCGTTATTTCTCTCTTCTCAATCGGATTTTCGTGGTCTGTTAGATGTTTCTTTATTGGAGCTCGCACTATATGCAGTAGTTTTGCTGTGTGAACAAACTTGGACCAATCCGGGTTTATTATTAGATTGTTATCCAAAATCAAGGCGCGTGTCGTGGTCAAATGGACGTCAGTTCCCGGCGTGGCCAGACTATTCGCAATTTGGTAATACCTTTCGCGTTTACATGCTTCGGCAGGTAAATTGAGAACTTCGAATAGTTCCTTTTGCGACTTCGGGTCTCCTCCTTCTCCGAGTGCTGCTAATGACAGCCAGATAGATAATGGGGCCACGACAAAATGGAAGTTGCTGCTCTGACCGGCGACCCTGTACAAACGCGATGAAAACTCTGCGAGGGCTCCCTTGAACTTCTGACTCTGATCTTCATTGCAGATGTTTGGAGGAATTAAATTGCCAAAGACATGTGAACCTTGGACAAGGTTACCTATCAGGCTTTGGGCTTCAGAAGCTTGAGGCTTGAAGGCAGCGAATGACGCTACCAGTAACGATACATGTAGTAACTTCATCGTGACACAAATGGTTGAAAATTTTCCGATGCAATACAGTTTTATACGCTTCACAATTACTTTTTGATTAGGCtactgatatttttaatttgtattttattgttatttaatagcTGTGGAATGATCTAGTTAATTTGAGATATGATGATTTCTTAATAAATTCATTTGGAGATAGATTCATCggttaaaatgtaaattacgtAAATATCCTTGTACCTACATCTGCCATGTGACTGACTGATTGATAGGTACATCAACGCGATCTAAACCATTGGGTCTTGAAATTGtggcagtaattttttttttttttttttttattgcctttgtaggcagacgagcatacggcccacctgatggtgagtggttaccgtcgcccatggacttcagcaatgccaagggcagagccaagccgctgcctacaaccaagccgctgcctacgataATGCTTATATGTTATCATCTACTAAGGTAGTATTTTTGGGAATTTCACAACTAAAGCGGGAAAATTAAGTGAGAACCATGGTATGCATGACTAATCGTTCTCAAAGTAGGATAATTCAATTGCATGTACTTAGTTAAATAAATGTACACGTAAATTGACGTTTATCCAATATTTTCCTTGAGTAGGTACGACCGGAGTTGAAAGATTAAATGCGTAGTACGTCAATTTAGAAGGAACATTggaattacaattaaattatttaataatgatgTATAGAAAATGCattaaattaatctaaaaaaaaaattcaacaacattatgattttaaattgattttaaaggCAATAATAGCACTCGAAAAACGAGACTAAAAAAATCGAACATACAGTAATAGGTTTTAGCCTGcgtgagaatgagatagaatgcTTCTGTGGGTTACACTTTTACCGTGTGTTTCTTAAAATTCACGTACTAAATGTAattctgtatttatttttaatttaatgttggTGGTTGGTCTCATTTAAGGCCAGCATGGGTAGGTACTAAtgcagttctttttttattgcttagagctcacagccgacctggtgttaagtggttcctatagcccatatacatttacagcgtaaatgcgccacccaccttgagatataagttctaaggtcttagtatagttacaacggctgccccacccttcaagccgaaacgcattactgcttcacggcagaaataggcagggcggtggtacctacctgtgcggacttacaagacgtcctaccaccagtaaaacctggcctatttctgtcgctaAGCAGTCGCACGTtacggtttgaaagatggggtcAATCTTTATACtctacaattgagacttagattTCATATCGTCACTCAATGGCACTCGCatcgtgatgtctatgagccccAGTAAAC includes:
- the serpin-8 gene encoding serine protease inhibitor 8 precursor, whose protein sequence is MKLLHVSLLVASFAAFKPQASEAQSLIGNLVQGSHVFGNLIPPNICNEDQSQKFKGALAEFSSRLYRVAGQSSNFHFVVAPLSIWLSLAALGEGGDPKSQKELFEVLNLPAEACKRERYYQIANSLATPGTDVHLTTTRALILDNNLIINPDWSKFVHTAKLLHIVRAPIKKHLTDHENPIEKREITQDEESFGNSFLIDTLDYSGLWTTAFPEATIERETFHNDEGVPLGTVDMMRAKRRARLGHIPIANAKVLELPVGHDGRYTILIAMGLNNTSVNQLMGLYRRSVVIDIFNSLTVSLIPIDIAIPKFHVTSEYNAKRLLEDIGIKSLWYDPDATRYVSNPAALPGGFLQRVTVKIDSAGLNPAQTATNPNILNGILSTATNVATGLAAAVGRDFIANKPFMYSLVDTKTETVLFEGAYSLPDPQSKL